A single genomic interval of Terriglobales bacterium harbors:
- the glmS gene encoding glutamine--fructose-6-phosphate transaminase (isomerizing): protein GLKRLEYRGYDSAGIAVAGNGAGLEIRRAEGKLRNLEEVIRLKPLNGTYGIGHTRWATHGRPTEENAHPHRDCSGRVVVVHNGIIENYVALKKKLMEEGHRFSTETDTEVIAHLVEKYFLLKKNGHAIALEEAVRKAVRELRGVFALAVIAEEEPNTIVAARNGPPAVIGLGNDEYFVASDVPAILYHTRDLFFLADGDLAVITPAGVELSDFDGQPIARQVQHVTWDPIMAEKGGFKHFMLKEIYEQPRAIRDTTLGRVSQESGQVFLDEMEISEAEFRAARKLNIAACGTSWHAAQAGKFMIERLARMPVEVDYASEWRYRDPILGPDTITLLISQSGETADTIAAQREAQGKGSKTLAICNVVGSMVTREAQGTIYTHAGPEIGVASTKAFTAQLTALYLFALYLGEVRGTLSRDEAGKLIHELALIPGKLETLLTHEEACEELAREYSRAQDFLFLGRGIHYPVALEGALKLKEVSYIHAEGYPAGEMKHGPNALIDENLPVVILATCDKNDPGSVVRYEKTLSNLKEVKARSGQVIAIANEGDEEIADSADHVLWIPQAPEMLLPILEVVPLQLLAYHVAVRRGCDVDQPRNLAKSVTVE, encoded by the coding sequence GGATTGAAGCGGCTGGAGTATCGCGGCTACGATTCGGCGGGGATTGCGGTGGCGGGCAATGGCGCGGGTCTGGAGATCCGGCGGGCGGAGGGCAAGCTCCGAAACCTGGAAGAAGTGATCCGGCTGAAGCCGCTGAATGGCACCTACGGCATCGGCCACACGCGCTGGGCGACGCACGGCCGTCCGACGGAAGAGAACGCCCATCCCCACCGCGACTGCTCCGGCCGCGTGGTGGTGGTGCATAACGGCATCATCGAGAACTACGTGGCGCTCAAGAAGAAGCTGATGGAAGAGGGCCACCGCTTCTCCACCGAAACCGACACGGAAGTGATCGCCCACCTGGTGGAGAAGTATTTCCTGCTGAAGAAAAACGGCCATGCCATCGCGCTTGAAGAAGCGGTGCGCAAGGCGGTGCGCGAGCTGCGCGGAGTGTTTGCGCTGGCGGTGATCGCGGAAGAAGAACCCAACACGATAGTGGCGGCACGCAACGGGCCGCCGGCGGTGATCGGGTTAGGCAACGACGAATACTTCGTGGCCTCCGATGTGCCGGCGATTCTCTACCACACCCGCGATCTGTTCTTCCTCGCCGATGGTGACCTGGCGGTGATCACCCCGGCAGGAGTGGAACTGAGCGACTTCGATGGGCAGCCGATCGCGCGCCAGGTGCAGCACGTGACCTGGGACCCGATCATGGCGGAAAAGGGCGGCTTCAAGCATTTCATGCTCAAGGAGATTTACGAGCAGCCGCGGGCCATCCGCGACACCACGCTCGGCCGCGTGTCGCAGGAATCGGGGCAGGTATTTTTAGACGAGATGGAGATCTCGGAAGCCGAGTTCCGCGCCGCGCGCAAGCTGAACATCGCCGCCTGCGGCACCAGCTGGCATGCCGCTCAGGCGGGCAAGTTCATGATCGAGCGGCTGGCGCGCATGCCGGTCGAGGTGGATTACGCGAGCGAATGGCGCTACCGCGATCCCATACTCGGCCCGGACACGATTACCCTGTTGATCTCGCAGTCAGGGGAGACGGCGGACACCATCGCCGCCCAGCGCGAGGCCCAGGGCAAGGGCTCAAAGACGCTCGCCATCTGCAATGTCGTCGGCTCCATGGTGACCCGCGAGGCCCAGGGCACGATCTACACGCATGCCGGGCCGGAGATCGGGGTGGCCTCGACCAAGGCCTTCACCGCCCAACTGACAGCACTCTATCTGTTCGCGCTCTATCTCGGTGAAGTGCGGGGCACGCTCTCGCGAGACGAAGCCGGCAAACTGATCCACGAGCTGGCCCTGATTCCGGGAAAACTCGAGACCCTGCTCACCCACGAAGAGGCCTGCGAGGAGCTGGCGCGGGAGTACTCGCGGGCGCAGGACTTCCTTTTCCTCGGCCGGGGCATTCACTATCCGGTGGCCCTTGAGGGCGCGCTCAAGCTGAAAGAAGTTTCCTACATCCACGCCGAAGGCTATCCCGCAGGCGAGATGAAGCACGGGCCCAACGCGCTGATCGATGAAAATCTGCCGGTGGTGATTCTCGCCACCTGCGACAAAAACGATCCCGGCTCAGTGGTGCGCTACGAGAAAACGCTATCTAACTTAAAAGAAGTGAAGGCCCGCTCCGGACAGGTGATCGCCATCGCCAATGAGGGCGACGAAGAGATCGCCGATTCTGCCGACCATGTGCTCTGGATCCCGCAGGCGCCGGAGATGCTCCTGCCCATCCTCGAGGTCGTGCCCTTGCAGCTCCTGGCCTACCACGTCGCCGTGCGCCGCGGCTGCGACGTCGACCAGCCCAGGAACCTGGCCAAGTCCGTCACCGTTGAGTAG
- a CDS encoding AI-2E family transporter, with the protein MAAEPTSPRKLTPRGNQGTGPVPVDRAAQESPEPAAQNGDTVVLPAETAAAMEEEHEILHASIRAASVGQLVVATVAVIGLFYLAKIVLVTVLTAVLIAFMLEPIVNGLGRLKVPRPVGALITVLLLLSVSGALTYFFYNRVVAFSNELPKYSEEVRGVISKVTSKTRKIEENTSKLLQPADKGKNAVPVQVQQAPGVLHLIAGGAGMVGNLLLSLGFIPFLVYFMLSWQEHARRATVQLFPKEHRITAHRTLGRISSMIRSFIIGNLVVGLVNSTVSAIVFWQLGISYWYFIGIISGFVSVIPYLGIVLAVVPPLASGIGVLDRSGVLLVIAAVFVLHLVSMNVLYPKLVGRRVQLNPLAVSLGLLFWSWIWGAMGLLLAVPIVAATKIICDHVDSLRPVGVWLGE; encoded by the coding sequence ATGGCCGCAGAACCTACTTCACCGCGCAAGCTAACCCCCAGAGGCAACCAGGGCACAGGACCGGTTCCAGTGGACAGGGCTGCCCAGGAATCCCCAGAGCCAGCCGCACAGAACGGAGACACCGTGGTGCTGCCCGCGGAAACCGCGGCCGCCATGGAAGAAGAGCATGAAATTCTGCATGCGTCGATCCGTGCTGCCTCTGTTGGCCAATTAGTTGTCGCCACCGTCGCGGTGATCGGACTGTTCTATTTGGCAAAAATCGTATTGGTCACAGTCTTGACTGCTGTACTCATAGCCTTCATGTTGGAACCAATCGTGAATGGGCTGGGGCGGTTGAAGGTACCGCGTCCGGTAGGGGCGCTTATAACAGTTCTGCTGCTGTTGTCGGTCTCTGGAGCATTGACTTACTTTTTCTACAACCGGGTTGTTGCCTTCTCCAATGAATTGCCGAAGTACTCGGAAGAGGTCCGTGGCGTCATCAGTAAGGTCACGTCAAAGACCCGCAAAATCGAGGAAAACACCTCCAAGTTGCTCCAGCCTGCGGACAAGGGCAAGAACGCCGTGCCCGTCCAGGTGCAGCAAGCGCCCGGTGTGCTTCACCTGATAGCGGGAGGGGCCGGGATGGTAGGAAATCTTCTACTGTCGTTGGGCTTTATACCCTTTTTGGTGTACTTCATGCTGAGCTGGCAGGAGCACGCCCGACGCGCCACAGTCCAACTGTTTCCCAAAGAGCACCGTATTACCGCACACCGTACGTTAGGCAGAATTTCAAGCATGATCCGCAGCTTTATTATCGGCAATCTGGTGGTCGGACTGGTTAATTCCACCGTGAGTGCGATTGTGTTTTGGCAGCTTGGAATTTCTTACTGGTACTTCATCGGCATCATCAGCGGATTTGTCAGCGTGATTCCGTACCTAGGCATCGTGCTGGCCGTAGTGCCTCCCCTGGCGAGCGGCATCGGCGTACTGGATCGGTCGGGCGTGCTCCTCGTGATTGCGGCCGTTTTCGTGCTTCATCTGGTGAGCATGAACGTGCTTTATCCAAAGTTAGTCGGCCGCCGGGTGCAACTCAATCCATTAGCGGTGAGCCTTGGCCTTCTTTTTTGGTCGTGGATTTGGGGAGCAATGGGCCTATTGCTCGCTGTTCCCATTGTGGCCGCGACCAAGATAATCTGCGATCACGTGGATTCACTGCGGCCGGTTGGAGTGTGGTTGGGAGAGTAA
- the dnaK gene encoding molecular chaperone DnaK: MAKIIGIDLGTTNSVVAVMEGGEPKVIPNEEGGRTTPSVVAFTKTGERLVGQVAKRQSITNPENTVYSIKRFMGRRYDEVSEEMKMVPYKVVPDGDRVAVEIMGKKHTPPEISAMILQKLKKAAEDYLGEKVAEAVITVPAYFNDAQRQATKDAGKIAGLDVKRIINEPTAAALAYGLDKKKDETIAVYDFGGGTFDISILEVGEGVIEVKATNGDTHLGGDNIDQRIVDWLIDEFKKDEGLDLHAKGNEMALQRLRDAAERAKIELSTTMETEINLPFITADASGPKHLVKRLTRGKLEQMVENIVQRSVGPCKQCMKDAGVTADKINEVVLVGGQTRMPRIQQLVKELFGKEGHKGVNPDEVVAVGAAIQGGVLKGEVKDLLLLDVTPLTLSIETLGGVATPMIPRNTTIPTRKTETFSTAADSQTSVEVHVLQGERPLARDNRTLGKFHLTGIPPAPRGVPQIEVTFDIDANGILNVTAKDTATQKDQKITITSSSGLSKEEVERMAKEADAHSAEDKAKREEIDARNQLDTLVYSVEKMLREHGDKISGSERGDVENAVADAKKALESNDKDQMTRARDTLTQASHKLAEQMYRGAQPQGAPGAGAQPGAAGPGPQPNANGGGSKKEGEVIDAEYVDVDEKK, translated from the coding sequence ATGGCAAAGATTATTGGCATTGATTTGGGCACTACGAACTCCGTAGTGGCGGTCATGGAAGGCGGCGAGCCGAAGGTCATCCCCAATGAAGAGGGGGGGCGAACCACTCCATCGGTGGTGGCTTTTACCAAGACCGGCGAACGCCTGGTTGGCCAAGTGGCCAAACGGCAATCCATTACCAATCCCGAGAACACCGTGTATTCCATCAAGCGGTTTATGGGACGCCGCTACGATGAAGTTTCTGAAGAAATGAAGATGGTCCCTTACAAGGTGGTCCCCGATGGCGACCGAGTGGCAGTCGAGATCATGGGCAAAAAACACACTCCGCCTGAAATCTCGGCCATGATTCTGCAAAAACTCAAGAAAGCCGCGGAAGACTACCTCGGCGAAAAAGTTGCCGAAGCCGTGATCACCGTGCCGGCATATTTTAATGACGCCCAGCGCCAGGCTACTAAGGACGCCGGGAAGATTGCTGGGCTCGACGTAAAGCGCATCATCAACGAACCCACTGCGGCGGCGCTCGCCTATGGTCTGGATAAAAAGAAGGATGAGACGATCGCGGTCTACGACTTCGGGGGCGGCACCTTCGACATTTCGATTCTCGAGGTCGGCGAAGGCGTCATTGAGGTTAAGGCCACGAATGGCGACACCCACCTGGGTGGCGACAACATCGACCAGCGCATCGTGGACTGGCTCATAGACGAATTCAAGAAGGATGAAGGCCTGGATCTGCACGCCAAGGGCAACGAGATGGCTCTCCAGCGTCTGCGTGACGCGGCCGAGCGGGCGAAGATTGAACTCTCCACCACCATGGAGACCGAGATCAACCTGCCCTTTATTACTGCCGATGCCAGCGGCCCGAAGCATCTGGTGAAGCGTCTCACTCGTGGCAAACTCGAGCAGATGGTGGAAAACATCGTTCAGCGCTCGGTGGGCCCGTGCAAGCAGTGCATGAAAGATGCTGGCGTCACCGCGGACAAGATCAACGAAGTAGTGCTGGTCGGTGGCCAGACGCGCATGCCGCGTATTCAGCAATTGGTGAAGGAGTTGTTCGGTAAAGAAGGTCACAAGGGAGTTAATCCTGATGAAGTGGTGGCAGTGGGTGCGGCCATTCAGGGTGGCGTCCTCAAGGGCGAGGTTAAAGACCTGTTGCTCCTGGATGTGACTCCGCTGACCCTCTCGATCGAAACGTTGGGTGGGGTGGCGACTCCCATGATCCCGCGCAACACGACGATTCCGACGCGCAAGACGGAGACTTTCTCCACGGCTGCCGATAGCCAAACGTCGGTAGAGGTGCACGTGCTGCAAGGTGAGCGACCGCTGGCGCGCGACAATCGCACGCTCGGCAAGTTTCACCTGACCGGCATTCCACCCGCTCCACGCGGCGTGCCGCAAATTGAGGTGACGTTCGACATTGATGCCAACGGCATCCTGAACGTGACCGCCAAGGACACGGCGACGCAGAAGGACCAGAAGATCACCATTACCTCTTCTTCCGGCCTCAGCAAGGAAGAAGTGGAACGCATGGCCAAAGAAGCGGACGCTCACTCGGCGGAAGACAAAGCCAAGCGGGAGGAAATCGATGCCCGCAATCAGCTCGACACCCTGGTGTATAGCGTAGAGAAAATGCTTCGCGAGCACGGTGACAAGATCTCCGGCTCGGAGCGAGGTGACGTTGAAAACGCTGTAGCCGACGCCAAGAAGGCGCTCGAGAGTAACGATAAGGACCAGATGACTCGGGCCCGCGATACCCTCACCCAGGCTTCGCACAAGCTGGCCGAGCAGATGTATCGCGGGGCCCAGCCACAGGGAGCGCCCGGGGCGGGCGCCCAGCCCGGAGCAGCAGGGCCGGGTCCACAGCCGAACGCAAACGGTGGCGGCAGTAAGAAAGAAGGCGAAGTCATAGACGCCGAGTACGTAGATGTAGACGAGAAGAAGTAA
- a CDS encoding J domain-containing protein, translated as MPTQTKDYYGTLGVKKNASTDEIRKAFRKLARKYHPDVNPGDKTAEEKFKALSEANDVLSDPKKRKIYDQLGYYSDNIDPAAAEAYARAGGGAGGGGGFGAGGFGGFPGGQGAGQAQGVPFDFGGFDFSDMFEGSGGRGERKRGGGGFRDIFSGIFSGRGQQPSGPEPGTDLEYQVTVGFWQAIRGAVLRLNITRRDTCSNCQGRGFLEAPGVCPECKGTGQVTQTGGRMKFNVQCPRCHGTGKNVTVCPVCGGEGVVERTEPLEVRIKAGTRDGQRIRIAGKGNAGAHGGSPGDLYVIIRTGEHPVFRREGDDIYLTVPVSASEAGLGAKIEVPTIDGRALLKIPPGTQCGQKLRLREKGVPSATRDGVRGDEIVEIKISVPMPRDEKTKEILRELARLNPEDPRAELWRQI; from the coding sequence ATGCCAACCCAGACCAAAGACTATTACGGCACCCTCGGCGTAAAAAAGAACGCCTCGACGGACGAGATCCGCAAGGCGTTCCGCAAGCTGGCACGTAAGTACCATCCTGATGTCAATCCCGGCGATAAAACTGCGGAAGAGAAGTTCAAGGCCCTTTCCGAGGCCAATGACGTCCTCAGCGATCCTAAGAAGCGCAAGATCTACGATCAGCTCGGCTACTACTCCGACAATATCGATCCGGCCGCAGCCGAGGCTTATGCCCGTGCTGGAGGCGGGGCGGGCGGTGGCGGCGGGTTTGGAGCAGGCGGCTTCGGCGGCTTCCCCGGCGGTCAAGGTGCGGGACAAGCGCAAGGGGTGCCATTTGACTTCGGCGGCTTTGACTTCTCCGACATGTTCGAGGGCAGTGGCGGGCGAGGCGAGCGCAAGCGTGGCGGTGGCGGATTCCGGGACATCTTTTCCGGCATCTTCAGTGGCCGCGGTCAGCAACCCAGTGGCCCCGAGCCGGGCACTGATCTGGAATACCAGGTCACGGTCGGCTTCTGGCAGGCAATTCGTGGCGCCGTGTTGCGCTTGAACATTACCCGTCGCGATACCTGCAGCAATTGCCAGGGTCGCGGCTTTTTGGAAGCCCCGGGCGTGTGTCCGGAATGCAAAGGCACGGGACAAGTCACACAAACCGGTGGACGGATGAAATTCAACGTCCAGTGTCCGCGCTGCCATGGAACGGGAAAGAACGTTACGGTTTGCCCGGTGTGCGGAGGCGAAGGCGTAGTAGAGCGAACTGAGCCTCTGGAGGTACGCATCAAGGCCGGCACTCGCGATGGGCAGCGCATTCGGATCGCAGGTAAAGGTAACGCAGGAGCCCATGGTGGCTCACCGGGGGACCTGTACGTGATTATCCGCACCGGAGAGCATCCGGTATTTAGGCGCGAAGGTGACGATATTTACCTCACCGTGCCGGTAAGCGCGAGCGAAGCCGGCTTAGGCGCCAAGATTGAAGTTCCCACGATTGATGGACGGGCGCTGCTGAAAATCCCGCCAGGCACCCAGTGCGGCCAGAAGCTGCGCCTGCGCGAAAAGGGCGTGCCTTCAGCGACCAGGGATGGCGTACGCGGCGATGAGATCGTCGAAATCAAGATAAGCGTTCCCATGCCGCGTGATGAGAAGACCAAGGAAATCCTGAGGGAGCTCGCCCGGTTAAACCCTGAAGACCCACGCGCGGAGTTGTGGCGGCAAATCTGA
- a CDS encoding APC family permease, which produces MASTPARVSQHPVPLPKKLQISSKRTSAKLRLWPLVAATFFMVSGGTYGTEEIMHGAGYGRAILILLLTPLLWSLPTAFMIGELSSSIPEEGGYYAWVRRALGNFWGFQEAWLSLVASIFDMAIYPTLFVAYMTRLVPWFAVGHRGVMVGVGVVAVCALLNIAGVKVVGVTSLWLFFILSAPFALIVVLAPFRHGALAAAVPPTTSSVDIIGGLLIAMWNYMGWDNASTIATEVQRPQRTYPRAMLAAVTIVGLSYMVPVAAVYLTGLPAKAFETGSWADIAGMLGGQWLRVALVLGGMMSGFGMFNALVMSYSRLPLAMAQDGMLPKVFGKLHPKTRAPWVAIAVCAVGWACCLGLGFERLVTIDILIYGLSLVLEFLALIVLRIREPNLPRPFRVPGGMLGAVMLGVFPALLLGFSIVRGQQEQILGMSSLTFGLLLIGGGGIAYIIKEALRHTGWLAPAPENPQATA; this is translated from the coding sequence TTGGCAAGCACGCCAGCCCGCGTTAGCCAGCACCCAGTTCCCCTTCCGAAGAAATTACAGATCTCCTCCAAGAGAACCTCTGCCAAGCTGCGCCTGTGGCCACTTGTGGCCGCTACGTTTTTCATGGTCTCGGGTGGTACTTACGGTACAGAAGAGATCATGCACGGCGCCGGTTATGGCCGCGCCATCCTGATTCTTCTGCTCACCCCGTTGCTCTGGAGCTTGCCCACAGCTTTCATGATTGGTGAGCTCTCCAGCTCCATACCCGAAGAGGGCGGCTACTACGCCTGGGTACGCCGCGCATTGGGGAACTTTTGGGGCTTCCAGGAGGCATGGCTCTCGCTGGTAGCTTCCATTTTCGATATGGCGATCTACCCCACCCTCTTTGTTGCTTATATGACCCGGCTCGTCCCCTGGTTTGCGGTTGGCCACCGTGGAGTGATGGTAGGCGTAGGAGTGGTTGCGGTGTGCGCGTTACTCAATATTGCAGGCGTGAAAGTAGTGGGCGTGACCTCGCTGTGGCTGTTCTTCATTTTGTCCGCTCCCTTTGCGCTGATCGTCGTATTGGCGCCCTTCAGACATGGAGCGCTGGCGGCTGCCGTGCCACCCACAACCAGCAGCGTAGATATCATCGGTGGGTTGCTGATCGCGATGTGGAACTACATGGGTTGGGACAATGCCTCCACTATCGCCACGGAGGTCCAACGTCCGCAGCGCACTTACCCGCGTGCCATGCTGGCTGCAGTCACCATCGTTGGGCTGAGCTATATGGTTCCCGTGGCAGCGGTGTACCTCACCGGACTGCCAGCCAAAGCATTCGAAACCGGCTCCTGGGCTGATATTGCCGGTATGCTCGGCGGACAGTGGCTGAGGGTAGCGCTCGTCCTGGGCGGCATGATGAGCGGCTTCGGAATGTTCAATGCTCTGGTGATGAGCTACTCGCGCTTGCCGCTCGCAATGGCGCAGGACGGCATGTTGCCAAAGGTGTTTGGGAAATTGCATCCCAAAACACGGGCTCCTTGGGTAGCGATCGCAGTTTGTGCCGTGGGATGGGCATGCTGCCTGGGCTTGGGATTTGAACGGCTGGTCACGATTGACATTCTGATCTACGGCCTTAGCCTGGTGCTCGAATTCCTGGCACTGATCGTTCTGCGCATCCGGGAACCGAACCTGCCGCGCCCGTTTCGCGTCCCCGGCGGAATGCTTGGGGCAGTCATGCTGGGTGTCTTCCCTGCGCTGCTGCTGGGCTTTTCAATAGTGCGAGGACAGCAGGAGCAAATCCTGGGGATGAGCTCGCTGACTTTCGGGCTGTTGCTGATCGGAGGCGGCGGAATCGCGTACATCATCAAGGAAGCTCTGCGTCATACCGGTTGGCTGGCCCCCGCGCCGGAGAACCCACAGGCGACCGCCTAG
- a CDS encoding helix-turn-helix transcriptional regulator, producing MAGKRKSKGAYMISAVAEMYGIHPQTLRLYEREGLLKPSRTEGNTRLYTDEDLQRLEFILSLARDLGVNISGIAIILQMRERMEEMQRQIHDFVNFIQQEVLNRAGAHVNAEQGAIVPIRRPVVGSPAKRK from the coding sequence GTGGCTGGAAAGCGCAAATCCAAGGGTGCCTACATGATCTCGGCCGTAGCTGAGATGTACGGCATCCATCCGCAAACGCTGCGTTTATACGAACGCGAGGGCCTGCTAAAGCCGTCGCGCACCGAAGGAAACACCCGCCTTTACACTGATGAAGACCTGCAGCGGCTGGAATTCATTCTTTCATTGGCGCGCGACCTCGGGGTGAACATTTCCGGCATTGCCATCATCCTGCAAATGCGCGAGCGTATGGAAGAAATGCAGCGCCAAATCCACGATTTCGTTAACTTCATTCAGCAGGAAGTTCTCAATCGGGCAGGCGCTCACGTCAATGCGGAACAGGGCGCGATTGTTCCGATACGCCGGCCAGTCGTCGGGTCGCCGGCAAAGAGAAAATGA
- a CDS encoding histone deacetylase: MLPFKLVYSDDYYLPIGAHVFPAEKYRLIKKQLLQTGIAAPEDFVVPQPASDEDILLVHTPDYVRKLKTGTLSPREEMLLEVPYSPELVRAFWLAAGGSILAAKNALRDGCAVSVGGGFHHAFPDHGEGFCMIHDVAVAIRRLQRDGVISRAMTVDCDVHQGNGTAAIFGGAKAQGQKLPSWSAAMFGAQPEDIAQNSGSVFTISLHQEHNYPAWKPSSDIDVNLPDGIGDAEYLAWLDNALSSGLRQFQPDLLCYIAGADPYREDQLGGLGLSIEGLKRRDELVLQVARSREIPVMITYAGGYARRVEDTVTIHCNTVIAAKQIFQAG; encoded by the coding sequence ATGCTGCCTTTCAAGCTGGTTTATAGCGACGATTACTATTTGCCCATAGGGGCACACGTGTTTCCCGCTGAGAAGTACCGGCTGATAAAAAAGCAGCTGCTGCAAACGGGGATTGCCGCGCCAGAAGATTTCGTCGTTCCGCAACCCGCGAGTGACGAAGACATTCTTCTGGTACACACTCCAGATTACGTCCGCAAACTGAAAACCGGTACATTGTCGCCGCGTGAGGAGATGCTCCTTGAAGTGCCGTACTCGCCCGAGCTGGTTCGCGCCTTCTGGCTGGCGGCGGGCGGCTCCATCCTCGCGGCAAAGAACGCCCTGCGGGATGGATGCGCCGTGAGCGTCGGTGGCGGCTTTCATCATGCCTTTCCCGATCACGGTGAGGGCTTCTGCATGATCCATGATGTTGCGGTCGCGATTCGCCGTCTGCAAAGAGATGGGGTGATTTCCCGCGCCATGACGGTGGACTGTGACGTTCACCAAGGCAACGGAACGGCGGCAATTTTTGGAGGCGCCAAGGCGCAAGGACAAAAACTACCTTCGTGGTCGGCTGCCATGTTCGGCGCACAACCGGAGGACATCGCTCAGAACTCCGGCAGCGTGTTCACCATATCGCTACACCAGGAACATAACTATCCCGCGTGGAAGCCCTCTTCCGACATTGATGTGAACCTTCCGGACGGCATTGGCGACGCTGAGTACCTGGCATGGCTGGACAACGCCCTCAGCTCCGGCCTGCGGCAGTTCCAGCCCGATCTGCTCTGCTACATCGCCGGAGCCGACCCTTATCGCGAGGACCAACTGGGCGGTTTGGGACTCAGCATCGAAGGCCTCAAAAGGCGCGACGAACTGGTGCTGCAGGTGGCGCGTTCGCGTGAGATACCGGTGATGATCACCTACGCTGGCGGCTATGCCCGGCGAGTGGAAGACACTGTGACCATCCATTGCAATACCGTTATTGCGGCGAAGCAGATATTCCAGGCCGGCTGA
- the ffh gene encoding signal recognition particle protein, whose amino-acid sequence MFENLSEKLQRAFKNLRGQGKLTEENIGEALREIRLALLEADVNFKVVKDLIDRIREKALGQEVMTALSPAEQVVKIVRDELVELLGRDTARVKFASQPPSVVLMAGLQGSGKTTTSGKLAHWLKKGGHRPMLVSVDVYRPAAREQLRIVADAVHANIYEGQVEEANTATVERLAKEARREAINSGSDVLVVDTAGRLHIDEQLMDEMQSLKRLLNPQEILFVADSMTGQDAVKSAEEFHKKLSLTGVVLSKMDGDARGGAALSIRHVTGQPIKFIGTGEKYDALEPFHPDRIVSRILGMGDILSLIEKAEENVDKKKAEQLATKAFAGDGFSLEDFRDQLRQVKKMGSLQSLIGMLPRIGPFSGLQGMADKVDEKEITRVEAIINSMTPYEREHHEAINGSRRKRIARGSGTNVQEVNHLLRQYAQMRKMFKQIGKGSFARRLAGMKLPGM is encoded by the coding sequence ATGTTTGAGAATCTTAGCGAAAAGCTGCAGCGCGCCTTCAAGAACCTCCGCGGCCAGGGCAAGCTCACCGAGGAAAACATCGGCGAGGCGTTGCGTGAAATCCGGCTCGCGCTGCTGGAAGCTGACGTCAATTTCAAAGTTGTAAAAGACCTTATTGATCGCATTCGAGAGAAGGCGCTCGGCCAGGAAGTGATGACTGCGCTGTCGCCGGCAGAGCAGGTGGTCAAGATAGTTCGCGACGAACTGGTTGAACTGCTCGGCCGGGACACTGCGCGAGTGAAGTTTGCCTCCCAGCCGCCTAGCGTGGTGCTGATGGCCGGCCTCCAAGGTTCCGGCAAGACCACCACCTCAGGCAAACTCGCCCACTGGCTGAAAAAAGGCGGCCACCGGCCCATGCTGGTCAGCGTGGACGTTTACCGTCCCGCGGCGCGCGAACAGTTACGAATCGTTGCCGATGCCGTGCACGCGAATATCTATGAGGGCCAGGTAGAGGAAGCCAACACCGCAACTGTAGAGCGTTTGGCCAAAGAAGCGCGCCGGGAAGCCATCAACAGCGGCTCCGACGTGCTGGTGGTGGACACCGCCGGCCGTCTCCATATTGACGAACAACTCATGGACGAGATGCAGTCGCTCAAGCGATTGCTAAATCCGCAGGAGATTTTGTTCGTCGCGGATTCAATGACCGGTCAGGACGCGGTGAAATCCGCCGAGGAATTCCATAAAAAGCTTTCGCTCACCGGGGTGGTGCTCAGCAAGATGGACGGCGATGCTCGCGGCGGCGCTGCGCTCTCCATTCGCCACGTCACGGGTCAGCCCATCAAGTTCATCGGAACGGGTGAGAAATACGATGCGCTGGAGCCATTCCATCCGGACCGCATCGTCTCGCGCATCCTCGGCATGGGCGACATTCTCTCTCTCATCGAAAAGGCCGAGGAGAATGTTGACAAGAAAAAAGCAGAACAGCTGGCCACGAAGGCGTTCGCTGGGGACGGCTTTTCGCTGGAGGATTTCCGCGATCAGCTGCGCCAAGTCAAGAAGATGGGTTCGCTACAGAGCTTAATTGGCATGCTGCCGCGCATTGGGCCATTCTCCGGCTTGCAAGGAATGGCCGACAAAGTGGACGAAAAAGAAATCACCCGTGTCGAGGCCATCATTAATTCCATGACGCCATACGAACGTGAGCACCACGAAGCCATCAACGGCAGTCGGCGGAAGCGCATCGCCCGAGGGTCAGGAACCAACGTGCAGGAAGTGAATCACCTGCTGCGGCAGTATGCGCAAATGCGAAAAATGTTCAAGCAGATCGGCAAGGGCAGCTTCGCCCGCCGATTGGCTGGTATGAAGCTGCCGGGAATGTAA